The following DNA comes from Suricata suricatta isolate VVHF042 unplaced genomic scaffold, meerkat_22Aug2017_6uvM2_HiC HiC_scaffold_26251, whole genome shotgun sequence.
GGCTATAAAAGCAGCGGTGTTTTACCTACTTCCCGCCTTGGTGTCTTTTGGCAAGTGATTACGTCTCTTGTGTTCGTGGATCATATCTTTGTTTACGATGTCCGGACGCGGGAAGCAGGGCGGCAAGGCTCGCGCCAAGGCCAAGTCTCGCTCTTCTCGGGCCGGGCTGCAGTTTCCCGTGGGCCGCGTGCACCGCCTGCTCCGCAAGGGCAACTACGCCGAGCGGGTGGGCGCCGGCGCGCCCGTGTACCTGGCGGCCGTGCTCGAGTACCTGACGGCCGAGATCCTG
Coding sequences within:
- the LOC115284920 gene encoding histone H2A-like gives rise to the protein MSGRGKQGGKARAKAKSRSSRAGLQFPVGRVHRLLRKGNYAERVGAGAPVYLAAVLEYLTAEILELAGNAARDNKKTRIIPRHL